Genomic DNA from Streptococcus uberis:
ATCGCTTAATGATCCATCTAACATACTTCCTTCAATATTTGGATAGAAGTCCAAATGATAATGGGCCTCTCATGGATATGGGGAAACATATTCAGATAGCCTATCCTGAAGCTTATGATGTTGGTGATAAAATTTATCAAATCATAGCCTCAGAAACAGGTGTAGCGATTCATGAAAGTGAAAAGTTTTATATTGTATTACATGTACAACGCTTACTCTAATCACTGAAATCAAAAATGAATAAAGGAGCTTATAAAATGAATAGAGAAGAAATTACCCTCTTGGGATTTGAAATTGTATCTTATGCTGGTGAAGCACGTTCCAAATTATTAGATGCTTTAAAAGCGGCACAAAATGGCGACTTTGAAAAAGCTGAAGAGTTGGTGGAATCTGCTAATTCAAGCATTGTTGAAGCACACCATGCTCAAACAAGTCTACTTCAAAAAGAAGCAGCAGGTGAAGATCTAGCCTTTAGTGTGACTTTGATGCACGGGCAAGACCACTTGATGACAACTCTTCTATTGAAAGATATGATGAAACATATGATCGAACTTTATAAGAGAGGTACAAACTAATGAATAAACTAATTGCTCAAATTGAAAAAGGGAAACCATTTTTCGAGAAAATCTCACGTAATATCTACTTACGTGCTATCCGTGATGGCTTTATTGCCAGCATGCCAGTTATCTTATTCTCAAGTATTTTCCTTCTGATTGCTTTTGTTCCAAACATCTTTGGATTTAATTGGAGTGAAGAAGTAGTTGGGATGTTGATGAAACCTTACAACTACACAATGGGTGTGGTCGCACTTTTGGTTGCTGGAACAACTGCAAAATCATTAACTGATTCTGTAAACCGTGATCTTGAAAGTACAAACCAAATCAACTTCTTGTCGACTATGCTTGCCTCAATCACTGGTTTCTTGATTTTGGCATCAGATGCAATTGAAGGAGGCTTTGCAAGTGGCTTCTTAGGGACTAAAGGTCTTCTTTCAGCCTTCGTCTCAGCTTTTGTCATTGTCAATATCTACAAAGTCTGTGTAAAAAATAACGTTTCTATTCGCATGCCAGACGAAGTTCCACCGAACATTTCGCAGGTTTTCAAAGACTTAATCCCATTCACATTATCAATTGTAACTCTCTATGCTCTTGATATCATTGTTCGTAATACTGTTGGTACAAGTGTTGCTGAAGCAATCGGAACATTACTTGCACCGCTCTTTACAGCAGCTGATGGTTATCTTGGAATCACGATTATCTTTGGTGCCTATGCTCTTTTCTGGTTCGTTGGTATTCATGGGCCATCAATCGTTGAACCTGCTATTGCTGCTATTACTTATGCCAATATTGAAACAAACTTCCAATTACTTCAAGCTGGACAACACGCTGATAAAATCTTGACTTCAGGAACTCAAATGTTTATCGTAACGATGGGTGGTACAGGTGCAACTCTTGTGGTGCCATTCATGTTCATGTGGTTGACAAAATCAAAACGTAACCAAGCAATCGGTCGTGCATCAGTTGTTCCAACCTTCTTCGGTGTTAATGAGCCAATCTTATTTGGTGCACCTCTTGTTTTGAACCCAATCTTCTTTATTCCATTTGTTTTTGCTCCAATTGCAAACGTATGGATCTTCAAATTCTTCGTTGATGTTCTTGGTATGAACAGCTTTAGTGTGAACTTGCCATGGACAACACCTGGTCCTCTAGGTATTATCATGGGTACTGGTTTTGGTCTTTGGTCATTTGTTCTTGCTTTGACTTTGATTGTTGTAGACGTACTTATTTACTACCCATTCTTGAAAGTCTATGACCAACAAATTTTAGAAGAAGAACGTTCAGGTAAATCATCTGATAGTTTGAAAGAAAAAGTTGCTGCTAACTTCAACACAGCAAAAGCAGACGCTATTCTTGAAAATGCTGGCGTTACTAAAGAAATTAAAGAACAAACAAACGTTCTCGTCCTTTGTGCAGGTGGCGGTACAAGTGGTCTTCTAGCGAATGCCTTGAACAAGGCTGCTAAAGAATACGGAGCTCCTGTAACAGCTGCGGCTGGTAGTTATGGTGCTCACCGTGAAATTTTACCTCAATATCAATTAGTTATCTTGGCGCCTCAAGTGGCATCTAACTATGAAGATATGAAATTAGAAACTGACAAACTCGGTATTAAGTTGGCTAAAACTGAGGGTGCACAATATATCGGATTGACCCGTGATGGTCAAGGTGCTTTGGACTTTGTAACACAACAAATCGAAGGCTAATGCTATACATGTAAGGGAATAGTGAGATTAACGGAGTAGCTTATCCGAGAATAATCTGCTCTTCCCTTTCTTTTTTTCATTAGAAAGAGGAATTGAAATGACTAAAACATTACCAAAAGACTTTATTTTCGGTGGAGCAACAGCAGCTTACCAGGCAGAAGGAGCAACTAAAACAGATGGTAAAGGCCCGGTTGCATGGGATAAATATTTAGAAGACAATTATTGGTACACAGCAGAACCTGCAAGTGATTTTTATAATCGTTATCCTGTCGACTTAAAGCTGGCTGAAGAATACGATGTCAATGGAATCCGTATTTCGATTGCTTGGTCTCGTGTATTCCCTACTGGATATGGTGAGGTCAATCGCAAAGGAGTTGAGTACTATCATAATTTATTTGCAGAATGTCATAAGCGTGGTGTAGAACCATTCGTTACCTTGCATCATTTTGATACACCAGAAGCCTTGCATTCAAACGGTGATTTTTTAAATCGTGACAATATTGACCATTTTGTTGCCTATGCTGCCTTCTGTTTCGAAGAGTTTCCGGAAGTGAACTACTGGACTACCTTCAATGAAATTGGACCTATCGGTGACGGGCAATACTTAGTTGGTAAGTTCCCTCCAGGTATCCAATATGATTTGGCAAAGGTCTTCCAATCTCATCATAATATGATGGTTTCCCATGCACGTGCAGTTAAGCTTTATAAAGATAAAGGTTACAAAGGAGAAATCGGTGTCGTTCATGCTCTACCAACTAAATACCCTTATGATCCAGCTAATCCAGATGACGTGCGTGCTGCAGAATTAGAAGATATTATTCACAACAAATTTATCTTGGATGCGACTTACCTTGGCCGTTATTCTGAGAAGACAATGGAAGGCGTTCAGCACATTTTAGCAGCAAACGGAGGTGAACTAGATCTTCGTGAAGAAGACTTTTCTATTCTCGAAGCGGCTAAAGATTTGAATGATTTCCTTGGAATTAACTACTACATGAGTGATTGGATGCAAGCTTTTGATGGTGAGACTGAAATCATTCATAACGGTAAAGGTGAAAAAGGAAGTTCCAAATACCAAATTAAAGGTGTTGGTAGAAGAGAAGCACCAGTAAATGTTCCGAAAACAGATTGGGATTGGATTATTTATCCTCAAGGTCTATATGATCAAATTATGCGGGTAAAAGCAGACTATCCTAATTATAAAAAGATTTACATTACTGAAAATGGTCTTGGTTATAAGGATGAATTTGTAGACGGAACAGTTTATGATGATGGTCGTATTGACTACGTGAAAAAACATTTGGAAGTGATTTCTGATGCGATTTCAGATGGTGCTAACGTTAAAGGATACTTTATCTGGTCTCTGATGGATGTTTTCTCATGGTCAAATGGATATGAGAAACGTTACGGTCTCTTCTATGTTGATTTTGAGACACAAGAACGTTATCCTAAAAAATCAGCGCATTGGTACAAGAAAGTTGCTGAAACTCAAGTCATTGATTAATCCTTACTATGAAAGTGTGTACCTATGTTTAAAACATTAAAAAGAGTGACAGACGGTGTTTTAACTTCTGCCTATGAAAAAGTTTATATTGTTAATTTTGAAAAATGTCCATATATTCTATACATCGATCAGAATGTTTTAAAATCTCTAGGGAAATGGTATGTCTCTACTGGAGGAGAATGGATTTGTCATTCAGATTTAGAATGGGATGACTTCAAAACATTGTTTAACAATCTCTTAGAAGGTTCGTTAAAAGGGAATGTTAGATATGAAATGGACTATATGCCTTTTCAGCAATCATAGAGTATAATTGGGGAATCAACTAATGAAATTAAAAAATGATGAATTAACGGTTGAATTTAAACCAGAGGGGGCGACCATCAGTTCGATTAAAGATCGAGATGGTGTGGAATATCTTTGGCAAGGTAATCCAGAGTACTGGGGTGGTCAGGCACCAGTTCTCTTTCCTATCTGTGGTAGTCTAAGAAATGATGGGGCCACTTTTCAGGTTGGTGAAAAAACAATTTCTGGATCCATGCCTCGCCATGGGATTGTCAGAAAACGCACTTTTGATTTAGTAAAACATACCGAAAATGAGATACAGTTTCGTATTTTATCTGACGACGAGATGTTAAAGCAATACCCATTTCCATTTGAACTCCAACTAACCTACCGCTTGGATGGTAAGAGGTTGGAAACAGAATATGCAATTCGATATTTAGGTGAGTTAGATGCGATGCCATTCTTTATTGGAGGCCATCCAGGATTTAATTGTCCATTATTAGAGGATGAAGCATTTGATGACTATTACCTAGAATTCGAATTGGAAGAAGATTGCACGATTCCAGAAAGTTTCCCAGAGACGGGACTTCTTGATTTTTCAAAACGTCAACCAATGCTATCTAAAACAAGAATTTTAGACTTGAATTATGAACTGTTTAAACATGATGCGTTGACGTTTGATAACCTTAAATCTCGAAAGGTTGCTTTGAAAACCAAAAATCATCAAAAAGGATTAAAGGTATCATTTGAAGATTTTCCTTTCTTAGTTGTTTGGACAACAACCAATAAAGGACCATTTATTGCTCTGGAACCGTGGAGTGGCTTATCTACCTCTTTGACAGAAACGGACAACTTTATCGATAAAACTCATGTCACTTATGTTGAAAAAGGCGAAGTATCTCGCAAAGCATTTACAATTGAAATTTGTTAATGAATTTGGCAATTAGCTTAATAATATTTACTTTAATATTTTTACTTATATCATGAAATTATGATTTATTGATTTAAATTTTATCAATAAACTTCAGTAATATTGAGGTAATATATCAGCTGTCATATTATGACAATTTCCAAGTTTTCTTCTAAAAGTATTCTATACTTTTCATAGGAGAAAGCTATATGTACCAACGTATAAGGGACTTGAGAGAAGACAATGACTTCACTCAGAAATTTGTAGCTGAAAAACTATCGTTCTCTTCCACAAATTATGCAAAGATTGAGAGAGGTGAGATAGTTCTTACAGCTGAAATACTTATAAAACTCTCTGCACTCTATAACGTTAGTACGGATTATATTCTTGGACTATCAGACTGTCCTCAAAGAATTAAACAAAAAATAAAATAGTCTCTCCTTGATTTGTTCATTGACAATTGAATAAACCGAGGTGGGACTTTCTTATTTGTCGAGCAATTTAGTGAGATACGCCGTGATAGGAGCGAAAATTATTAGCTATAAAATAGAGTGGTTCTCTATCTGCCATGACCACAAATAAGGACAATGATACTTCTGAACGTTCAGGCTGCCATCGTAAAAGGACAGCGGGTGAGATGCCCATGCACGATTTAACCAATCATACCCACGGAGGAAGTAATTTTTTTGACAGGAGTGGAGGTATGAAAACAGTAACATATAAAAACTTGATGAATATTGGTTTTCCGGAACATACGGCAAGAAATATCATTAAAGAAGCAAAAAGAATAGCAGTAAAAAAGTTTGAAGAAGCTCGCAATGTTGACCATAATGCGGTACAATTAAGTAAATCGCCCTTTGACAATAGAAGACTTGGTATTGCTCCTAAAGATATTGTAGAAGAGTTAATCGGAATTTCACTCTCTGAAGAAAGTTTAGAAAGTGAGAATTAAAGATGACTACAAAAAATCAAAAAAAATACAAAGGTGTTTATTGTGATAAGAATGGTAAAATATTTTATCAAGCTGATCTTGGTGTTGACCCTGTAACAGGTAAACGAGTTCAAAAGAAAGCTAGAAAGAATCAGTATGGTAAGCCATTTAGTACAATGAAAGAAGCGTATGATGAACTGGTCCGAATTAGGTATGAGTTTAATAATAATCTTAGTATTGAAAATTACAATATAACATTTGAAAGTTACATGAATAGCATTTATCTAAGAGCCTATAAGCAAAAGGTTCAAGCTGTAACTTATAAAACTGCTTTGCCACATCACAAGTTATTTATTCAGTATTTTGGCTCCAAACCTTTAAAAGGGATAACAGCTAGAGATTGTGAATCTTTTAGATTACATATCATTGAACATTACTCTGAAAACTACGCGAAGAATTTATGGTCACGATTTAAGGCATGCATGGGTTATGCTGAGAGATTAGGATATATTTCAACTATGCCATGTAAGGCGTTAGATAATCCTAGAGGCAAGCACCCTGATACACCATTTTGGACTTATATTGAGTTTCAGAACTTTATTAAATCATTTGATTTGCAAGATTATGAAGAATTACAGTGGTTTACAACTATTTGGTTATATTATATGACAGGTGTTCGTGTGAGTGAAGGTTTATCGTTATGGTGGGAAGATGTCGATTTCGAACACAAATTCTTGAAGGTTCATACAACCTTGGAAAAGGATGAAAATGGAAATTGGTATCGCAAAGACCAAACCAAAACACCAGCAGGAGAGCGCCTAGTTGAATTAGATGATGTGACAATATCAGTATTGGAAAACTGGCGAAAAAATCAAGTTTCCAATCAAGATACAGATTACATCATTTCACGATTTGGTGAACCGTTTTGTAAATCAACAATCTGTCGAATTATCAAGAGAAAAGCTCAAGAAGTTGGAGTACCGGTGATAACAGGAAAAGGTTTGAGACATAGCCATGCTTCCTATCTTATAAATGTTTTGCAGAAGGACATTTTATATGTAGCAAGACGAATGGGACATGCTGATAAATCTACAACTTTGAATACATATAGTCACTGGTTTAATGCATTAGATAAAACAGTATCAGAAGAAATCACTCAAAATGTAATTAGTGCAGGACTAGATTCCATTTTATGCCAAAATTCCTGCCAAACTCTGAGTAAAGGCTAAAAAGCCTATTATATCGCCAACAGAGTAACTTGTGTTATTGTTACTCTTAAATAATAGAGTTGATAAGCACAGTAAAACCTCACTACATTATTGTAGTGAGGTTTTTTATGATCGAACCAAATGTCAAAGCTCTAATGACTTAATCTATCTATGCTTGTTTAGTGCTTTCTTCCTGACACATTTTTCTGACTTTTGGATCTTTGATTTGAATACCTTCTTTTTCCAATTGGGCTATTTTTTTGGAGAATTGTGGAAGGTGTTTTTTGTGTGCAAGAAGGAGTTCGTTCAACACATTTTTGGCGCTTTCCCCTGATGGGATTAAGGGATTGATGGTGAATGCTTGTAAAGCAGTTCCATAATCCCCTGTGACAGCAGCATCAATAGTTAAGAGTTCCGTGGCTTTCATGACTTGTAACCAGCCCTTTTCAGCGGTTGGTAAATGACCAAAGGCTACATTTCGAGCACCAGCTGCACCGATTGCTGCTGTGACTTCTACAGCACAATCTGCTGGCAAGTCGGTTAGGGCACCATTATTGCGCGTTGAAACGACCATTTCCGTATTTTTGTTACTATAGATTGATGCAATGGTTTCGCAAGCAGCATCAGAATAATGGGCACCGCCACGTTCTTCTAATTCTTTGGGTTTGTAATTGAGTTCTGGATCACGATAGAGGTCAAAAAGGCTTTCCTCTAAGGCAAAAACTTGCTCTGCACGTGTTCCGATAGTCTCATACTCCTTGATGCCATGTGCCAACATTTCCTCAAAACGGTAATAGTAATTGTGATAACCACAAGGAATCATCTTCATCTGTTCTAATTGTTCTTTGAAGAATGGAACATCAAAAATGTTTTTTGGTAGGTGATTGTCATCTTCATACAATTTATCAATTAAGGACATGGTCAAGTCCTGTCCTTTGTTATCAGCGACTCTGTGCCAGTGAAAATGGTTTAAACCTGCAAATTTGTAGATGAGGTCCTCCTCAGACATTTCCAGAACTTTGGCCTCCACTTTTTTGGCCATTACGGGTAGATTACATAGTCCCATAACTTTTTCCCACTTACCATAACGCAGTACGGCTTCGGTGACCATACCTGAAGGGTTGGCAAAGTTAATCAACCAAGCATCAGGACAGAGGCGCTTCATATCTTCAACAATATCAAGAATTACTGGAATGGTACGAAAGGCTTTGAATATACCCCCAGGGCCATTTGTTTCTTGCCCCAACATGCCATAAGATAGAGGAATTCTTTCATCTTTAATTCTCGCATTTAATTGCCCCACACGAAATTGAGTGGTTACAAAATCAGCGTCTTTAAGGGCTTCCTCACGATCAAGCGTCAAATGAACGGTAACATCATAGGGACTAGCATCCCACATGCGCTGAGCCATGGCACCAACAATTTCCTGCTTTTCTTTTCCTTCCTCGACATCAACTAACCAGATATCTGTTACAGGAAATTCTTCATAACGTTTGATAAATCCTTCCATAAGTTCTGGGGTATAGCTGCTGCCTCCACCAATAGTTGCAATTTTAAGCATGATTTCCTCCTTATGTCATTTCATCTTATAACCAGAGTATAATCTATATTCGCTGAGAAACAAGATATCCTTGAAGACTTGAAATTTTTTTTACAAATATTTTCATTTTTTAAATGCCTTTTGTAAATAAATTTGTTACTCTAGGAGTGAGTTCAAAAGGAGGGTAGCAGATGTTAATTAAAGAAGAGTTGGAGACTTATCCTTTTTCACCAGCAGAAGCTGTAACGGTAGCATTTATCCTGAGAGAAGTGGAAGTGCTTGAAAATTTAAGTGTTCAAGCTATTGCCAAAAAGACTTATACCCAACCATCAACATTGGTTAGGATTGCTAAAAAGCTCGGCTTTAAAGGTTGGGTTGATTTTAAAAAAGCCTATTTAGCGGAACATGATTATTTGACTAGAAGTTTTACCAAAGTTGATAGTAATATTCCCTTTTCCGCACTAGACAATCCCATGTCGATTGCTAAAAAAATTGGTATTTTAGAAAAGGCTACAATAGATGATTTAATCAGCTTATTACACTACGATCAATTATCTAAAGCTAAGAAATTGCTGAGTCAAGCTGAGATGATTTATATTTTTGCTCAAAGTGCCAATATCATTTTAGCAGAGGATTTCGCCCTTAAAATGAGGCGAATTGGTAAAACCGTTCATATCGCAACAACACTTGGCGAAGAGCGTTATGTTGCCCATAATATGATGCCAAATGCCATAGCCATTTTTATTTCAACATCTGGTGAAACACAACCAATCCTTGATATTGTTTTAATTGCAAAAAAAGCCAAGATCAAAACTATTGGCATAACAAGTATTGGAAATAACCAATTATCGCAAGAGGTCGATCTTTTTTTACCAATGACGACACGTGAAAAATTATTTTCAAAAATCGGGAACTTCACCACTAATATTTCTGTGCATGTCTTACTTGACATTCTCTATTCGCTAACCTTTTCAAGCCAGTACGATTTTCATCTAGAACATCTTAAAGAAAGTGGACAAAAAATAGATTTTAGAAATTCTGCAACTACTATAATGGAGGAATAAGTTTTAACTTTACAAAATACCTTATAGGGTATATAATAAGCTATAGAAAAACTTAAGGAGTTCTTATGGCTAAAAAAATTCTTATCATTGGTGGCGTTGCAGGGGGAGCGACTGCAGCAACCAGATTACGTCGTTTAAATGAAGAAGATCAGATTATTTTATTTGAAAAAGGGGAATATATTTCTTTTGCTAATTGTGGCCTCCCCTACCATATTGGTGGTAGCATCAAGGAACGTGACAATTTATTGCTTCAGACAGTTGAAGGAATGAGTGCACAGTATGGAATTGACATTCGAAACTTTTCAGAAGTAAAGTCTATTGATAAAGATGCCAAAACAGTAACTGTATATGATTATAAAAGACAAGAAGAATATGTAGAGTCTTTTGATGAACTGATCATCTCGACTGGAGCCAAGGCAATCAAACCAAACATTCCGGGCTTTGAAACGGCAAACAATGTTTTTACCTTAAGAAACATTCCAGATATGGATTTGATTAAAGCTTATATTGCTGAACATCATGTTCAAACGGCAACAGTTATTGGTGGTGGTTTTATTGGATTAGAAATGATGGAAAACCTAGTCGAATTAGGCTTATCAGTTAATGTGATTGAAATGGCACCACAAGTTATGCCATCACTTGACTTTGAAATGGCACAACAATTACATGCTCAAATCAATATGCATGGTGTTAACCTTATTTTGAATGATGGCTTATCAAAAATTGTTGATCAGGGAAACCTCCTATTGTTGAATAGTGGCAAATCTCTAGCGACTGATATGACCATTTTATCAATTGGTGTTCTTCCAGAAAACACACTAGCTGAAAATGCAGGCTTAGAACTAGGCTATAAAGGGGCTATCAAAGTAACTCCTAATCTGCAAACCTCGGCAGAGCATATTTATGCTATCGGTGATGTAATTGAAGTAGTGGATACCATTACTGGAAAACCAACTAATATTCCACTAGCTTGGCCAGCAAATCGACAAGGACGTATAGTGGCAGATGTGATTAATGGCATAGATACAGCTTATCCTGGAACTCAAGGGACATCTGTCGCAAAAATCTTTGAATTAACGGCAGCCTCAACAGGAAATAGCGAACGCCAACTCAAAATGAATAAGATTGAATACAATGCCATTCATATCCATCCAAATTCTCACGCAGGTTATTACCCTGGTGCCTCACCAATTGCCCTTAAATTACTTTTTGGAAAAGAGGGTCAGATTCTTGGTGCTCAAGCTGTAGGAACAGAAGGGGTTGAAAAACGAATTGACGTCATAGCTACCGCTATTAAATTTGGGGCAAGAGCTGATCAATTGGCAGCTGTAGAATTAGCTTATGCCCCACCTTATTCATCAGCAAAAGATCCAGTAAACATGCTAGGTTATGTTGCAGATAACGTGATGTCTGGTAAGCTTGAGACATTCCAATGGTCAGACATTGAAGAGCTTAAAGAAAAAAATGCCTTCTTTTTAGATGTCCGTGAAGACTTTGAATTAACAACAGGAACAATTGAGGGGTCCGTTCAGATTCCACTCAATCAACTGCGAGACCGTTTAGGGGAACTACCGAAAGACAAGACCATTTATGTCTATTGCCAAGTTGGTCAACGAGGTTATAATGCTACCCGTGTTTTAGAACAAGCTGGATTTTCCGCTAAAAATTTAGATGGTGGTTACAAGACCTATAAACATGCTAATTATCAATTGAAGGAGTTCTATGTGAAAAAAGAAGACTTCGTTGACCCTTTAGAGGATATCAAAACCAATAATCATTCTCAGTCAATTAATCAAGAAATGATGACATTGGATGCTTGTGGCCTTCAATGTCCTGGCCCCATCTTAAAAGTCAAACAAGCTATGGATAAGATGCAAGATGGCCAAGTCTTAAAAGTAGAAGCCAGTGACTTTGGTTTTTCAGCAGATGTTGAAAATTGGGCTGCTAATACCGGAAATACTATCCTAGACAATAAAATTGAAAACAATAAGGTCATTGCAACTTTGAAAAAAGGTCGTGGTCAAGAAGTAGCTCAGAAAAGTTTAATGCCTCAAGAAGGGGTCCTTCAAGAAACCAAAAATGGTGCCACAATGGTTGTTTTCAGTGGTGACTTTGACAAGGCTATTGCTTCGATGATCATAGCTACGGGAGCGGCATCTTTTGGTAAACCTGTCACCATCTTCTTTACCTTCTGGGGACTCTCTATTCTCAAGAAGGAACCGGTTAAGAAAAAGGGAATGGCAAAGCTATTTGACATAATGTTGCCTAAGAGTGCTAATCAATTGCCATTGTCTAAAATGAATATGGGCGGTGCCGGACAAAAAATGATTAAGAAAATCATGAAAGACAAAAACGTTGACGCTCTTCCAGAAATGATTCAACAAGCTCATGAACTTGGCGTAAAATTTGTGGCATGCACCATGTCAATGGATTTAATGGGGATTGAAAAAGAGGAACTCTTTGATTTTGTTGAGTATGGAGGAGTCGCAACATTTATTGGAGATAGTGAACAAGCCAACATGCAATTATTTATCTAAAAAAATGTCTTCTGAAAAACTTCAGAAGACATTTTCTTATGGTATCTTAATTTGCGATAACAGGATTTCGGCACTGGTATTGGGTAAGATACGAACTCTGTTAAGCGAAAGTAAACCATCATCAGCACTGGC
This window encodes:
- a CDS encoding PTS lactose/cellobiose transporter subunit IIA, whose translation is MNREEITLLGFEIVSYAGEARSKLLDALKAAQNGDFEKAEELVESANSSIVEAHHAQTSLLQKEAAGEDLAFSVTLMHGQDHLMTTLLLKDMMKHMIELYKRGTN
- a CDS encoding lactose-specific PTS transporter subunit EIIC encodes the protein MNKLIAQIEKGKPFFEKISRNIYLRAIRDGFIASMPVILFSSIFLLIAFVPNIFGFNWSEEVVGMLMKPYNYTMGVVALLVAGTTAKSLTDSVNRDLESTNQINFLSTMLASITGFLILASDAIEGGFASGFLGTKGLLSAFVSAFVIVNIYKVCVKNNVSIRMPDEVPPNISQVFKDLIPFTLSIVTLYALDIIVRNTVGTSVAEAIGTLLAPLFTAADGYLGITIIFGAYALFWFVGIHGPSIVEPAIAAITYANIETNFQLLQAGQHADKILTSGTQMFIVTMGGTGATLVVPFMFMWLTKSKRNQAIGRASVVPTFFGVNEPILFGAPLVLNPIFFIPFVFAPIANVWIFKFFVDVLGMNSFSVNLPWTTPGPLGIIMGTGFGLWSFVLALTLIVVDVLIYYPFLKVYDQQILEEERSGKSSDSLKEKVAANFNTAKADAILENAGVTKEIKEQTNVLVLCAGGGTSGLLANALNKAAKEYGAPVTAAAGSYGAHREILPQYQLVILAPQVASNYEDMKLETDKLGIKLAKTEGAQYIGLTRDGQGALDFVTQQIEG
- the lacG gene encoding 6-phospho-beta-galactosidase codes for the protein MTKTLPKDFIFGGATAAYQAEGATKTDGKGPVAWDKYLEDNYWYTAEPASDFYNRYPVDLKLAEEYDVNGIRISIAWSRVFPTGYGEVNRKGVEYYHNLFAECHKRGVEPFVTLHHFDTPEALHSNGDFLNRDNIDHFVAYAAFCFEEFPEVNYWTTFNEIGPIGDGQYLVGKFPPGIQYDLAKVFQSHHNMMVSHARAVKLYKDKGYKGEIGVVHALPTKYPYDPANPDDVRAAELEDIIHNKFILDATYLGRYSEKTMEGVQHILAANGGELDLREEDFSILEAAKDLNDFLGINYYMSDWMQAFDGETEIIHNGKGEKGSSKYQIKGVGRREAPVNVPKTDWDWIIYPQGLYDQIMRVKADYPNYKKIYITENGLGYKDEFVDGTVYDDGRIDYVKKHLEVISDAISDGANVKGYFIWSLMDVFSWSNGYEKRYGLFYVDFETQERYPKKSAHWYKKVAETQVID
- a CDS encoding DUF3884 family protein; this encodes MFKTLKRVTDGVLTSAYEKVYIVNFEKCPYILYIDQNVLKSLGKWYVSTGGEWICHSDLEWDDFKTLFNNLLEGSLKGNVRYEMDYMPFQQS
- a CDS encoding aldose 1-epimerase family protein encodes the protein MKLKNDELTVEFKPEGATISSIKDRDGVEYLWQGNPEYWGGQAPVLFPICGSLRNDGATFQVGEKTISGSMPRHGIVRKRTFDLVKHTENEIQFRILSDDEMLKQYPFPFELQLTYRLDGKRLETEYAIRYLGELDAMPFFIGGHPGFNCPLLEDEAFDDYYLEFELEEDCTIPESFPETGLLDFSKRQPMLSKTRILDLNYELFKHDALTFDNLKSRKVALKTKNHQKGLKVSFEDFPFLVVWTTTNKGPFIALEPWSGLSTSLTETDNFIDKTHVTYVEKGEVSRKAFTIEIC
- a CDS encoding helix-turn-helix domain-containing protein, which translates into the protein MYQRIRDLREDNDFTQKFVAEKLSFSSTNYAKIERGEIVLTAEILIKLSALYNVSTDYILGLSDCPQRIKQKIK
- a CDS encoding DUF3173 family protein gives rise to the protein MKTVTYKNLMNIGFPEHTARNIIKEAKRIAVKKFEEARNVDHNAVQLSKSPFDNRRLGIAPKDIVEELIGISLSEESLESEN
- a CDS encoding tyrosine-type recombinase/integrase, with the protein product MTTKNQKKYKGVYCDKNGKIFYQADLGVDPVTGKRVQKKARKNQYGKPFSTMKEAYDELVRIRYEFNNNLSIENYNITFESYMNSIYLRAYKQKVQAVTYKTALPHHKLFIQYFGSKPLKGITARDCESFRLHIIEHYSENYAKNLWSRFKACMGYAERLGYISTMPCKALDNPRGKHPDTPFWTYIEFQNFIKSFDLQDYEELQWFTTIWLYYMTGVRVSEGLSLWWEDVDFEHKFLKVHTTLEKDENGNWYRKDQTKTPAGERLVELDDVTISVLENWRKNQVSNQDTDYIISRFGEPFCKSTICRIIKRKAQEVGVPVITGKGLRHSHASYLINVLQKDILYVARRMGHADKSTTLNTYSHWFNALDKTVSEEITQNVISAGLDSILCQNSCQTLSKG
- a CDS encoding 6-phospho-beta-glucosidase, which translates into the protein MLKIATIGGGSSYTPELMEGFIKRYEEFPVTDIWLVDVEEGKEKQEIVGAMAQRMWDASPYDVTVHLTLDREEALKDADFVTTQFRVGQLNARIKDERIPLSYGMLGQETNGPGGIFKAFRTIPVILDIVEDMKRLCPDAWLINFANPSGMVTEAVLRYGKWEKVMGLCNLPVMAKKVEAKVLEMSEEDLIYKFAGLNHFHWHRVADNKGQDLTMSLIDKLYEDDNHLPKNIFDVPFFKEQLEQMKMIPCGYHNYYYRFEEMLAHGIKEYETIGTRAEQVFALEESLFDLYRDPELNYKPKELEERGGAHYSDAACETIASIYSNKNTEMVVSTRNNGALTDLPADCAVEVTAAIGAAGARNVAFGHLPTAEKGWLQVMKATELLTIDAAVTGDYGTALQAFTINPLIPSGESAKNVLNELLLAHKKHLPQFSKKIAQLEKEGIQIKDPKVRKMCQEESTKQA
- a CDS encoding MurR/RpiR family transcriptional regulator, producing the protein MLIKEELETYPFSPAEAVTVAFILREVEVLENLSVQAIAKKTYTQPSTLVRIAKKLGFKGWVDFKKAYLAEHDYLTRSFTKVDSNIPFSALDNPMSIAKKIGILEKATIDDLISLLHYDQLSKAKKLLSQAEMIYIFAQSANIILAEDFALKMRRIGKTVHIATTLGEERYVAHNMMPNAIAIFISTSGETQPILDIVLIAKKAKIKTIGITSIGNNQLSQEVDLFLPMTTREKLFSKIGNFTTNISVHVLLDILYSLTFSSQYDFHLEHLKESGQKIDFRNSATTIMEE